The Methanothrix sp. genome segment GAGGTTCTGCCGTGCCGGTTCATGGCGGGTGATCGACTTGTCCGTGACGGCGGAGAGCTCCGCGTGGGCAAATCGTACTTTGTGAGCAGGCTGCAGGTGCTCTCCGAGGGCAAACGCATACATCTGCCACAATCGTCCGAGGCACTGCAGCTTTCGCAGGAGATGCTCGATTTCGATATCGATGTTGATGAGTCGAGCGGAAAGGCAACGTACGGCGCAATACGTCCCGGCACGCATGACGATATGGTTACGGCGCTGGGTCTCGCATGTCTGCTGGACGTGAAGGATGACCAGCGCCTGACAGTTCGCGGGACAACTAAACGGAGCATACTTATCGGCTGCGAGGACTGGTTTGGAGAAGCATCGCGTCACCATCTAACAGGATAATCACAACAGGTTAACCACATGCCAGACAATAATACGAATACCATATCACCACCATCACGGTATCCCAAGTTCACTTTGAGCCGCAAAATTGTAGGCCAGGAGTACGGCCGGTCCGGTCTTCAGTACTATCTACCAGGCTGGATCCGCAGAGACTTCCTGCCAGAGCTGCAGGGCCGGCAGCTGTGGCTTGTATACGAGCAGATGGGCTCGAACGATGCCTACGTAGGCGCAGCTCTAAATGCATACTCGCTGTTCATTCGCAGAGCAACATGGCATGTGGATACAGTGGTGAGCGAGAACAAGTCGAACGGTTCGGCAGAATTCTTAGAGCAATGCATGCATGACATGTGGCACAGCTGGCAGACATTCATTGCAACTGCTGCCAAACCTGTGCTGCAGTTCGGGTTTGCGCCGTTCGAGAAGATCTTCAAGGAAAGGCGGGGCGAACAGGACGACGAGAGATACTCATCGCTATACGACGATGGTGCGATAGGATGGGCTAACTTCTCATTTCGGAGTCCGGATACAATTCTTCACTGGGATTACGATCCGAATGACGTAACCAGGCTTATTGGACTTACACAGCTCGCCGCGCCCGACTGGCGTGTGACGTTCATCCCGATCCAGAAAATACTCAACCTGCGAGCCGAACCGGGAAAGGACAATCCGGAGGGCAGATCGATTCTCAGGCCGGTCTGGAGGGCATGGCGAACAAAGACTATCCTTGAAGATTTGAGAAATATCATCATTGAGCGCGGCGGCGCTGGATTACCATGGGCTGAGGTGCCTGCAAATATCGCCAACGCTCCGGTCCTAGCAGCATCTGATCCGGACAATCCGGCGGTCGCAGACGCACTGGCATCGTATAACAGCATTGTGGAGACGCTCGAGAACATAACGCAGGATACTCAGAAATGGCTGATCACTCCACAGGTCTGGGGTCCTGATGGTCAACCCCAGATCAAGATCGGGTTTCTGCAGCCGTCGATGGGTACGGACATCATCGGGCATATCACTGCATCAATAGATGCAGAGGCAAAGGCAATACTGATCGCGACGATGACTGAGTTCCAGGCGCTCGGCATGGGTGGTACCGGCAGCCTTGCGCTCTCCAGAGACAAGACTGACAACTTCACGTTAGCTGTGGCTGCGACATGCACATCATTCCAGGAGTCCATCAACAGCCAGGCAGTCAAGCAGCTGTTCCATCTGAACCCGCAGTTCGAGTTCGAGAAGGGCCAGCCCAGACCACGTATCGTCTACGATCCGCTCGTCCCGCTGAACACGCAGGACGTTGTGGCGGTTCTCAGCCTGTTCGAACGCGTGGGCTGGGATCTGAGAAATCAGGCAGAAATCCGTGATGCTATCATCAAAAATCTGGGGCTTCCGGATTATGTCGAGAGCGCGGTACGTGATGAGGTTGAGGGCCACGAGGGACCGATCGATGAGCTTCTCAACGGCCGCAGCGCGGTCGATGTGATACTGGGAGATAAAGTGCGAGAAGATCAAAAACAGAATCACTATGAACTCTGAACTCCTGCATTTGATCCGGGAGACTGGTTACCTGACGGACGCTGATCTTGACGCGAATGAACGATACGAGCTTCTCACACCTCGGTTCTGGAGAACAGTCGAGGCGCTTGGGTACGATTCTGTCCATCTAAAGCGTATCCTTTGGATGCTCGCAGGCCGGCCTGAGGAGGATCTGATCCGAGCACTACCTGAGTCTCCGATCCAGAAAGCAGTTCGTCAGTCAAACGAGCGTCGATCAAGCGACGAGCAGGACATCCGACGCAGGATCAAAGAGATTGCAGCATCAATATCGGAGATGTACCGGCGCGGCGAGAAGGCAATCCAGGAATCGATAGATCGCTACATAGATAACCCTGACAGGCTCCGCGCGGAAACAGATCGCATACGGAGAATGCTTCTTGCACAGGCAGCATCATGGCTCGGCGTTGCCGTGCCTGGACTTTACGTTACCGGCGCACGAGTCGGCACGCTGCAGGGACCGCATGCAGATGCAGTCAGAGCGTTAACAACTCAGGAGCTCAACCGCTTCAGGGAGCTCGACGCACAGATCGGCCGGCACATCGAAGAGGTAATCGCCGAGGCCGAGAAGAGACGCATCCAGGCCGAGCTGGCAAACCGTGAACCCGACTATTCAGGTCTCAAAGGCAAGATTGTGGGTTACAAGACTGTCGAGGGACGCAGGCTCGGACTGTCTGATTATGTCAAGATGCTTGCTCTGACGGCATCCAGGGACTTCTACAATCTCGGAACACAGAACGGGATGCTGCACCGCAAGGAGGATCTCGCACTCATTTCCCGGGAGGTCAGGGTGAACACATGTGATGCGTGCCGTCGATGGGCTGGAAAGATTGTCTCGATCTCGGGCCGGTCTAAAGATTATCCGTCGTTGCAGGAGGCGCTCGATGACGGCATCATGCATCCGCACTGCATCCATTACCTGATTCCTGTGGACTATCCGGGCTCAACGTAAAGTAAAAGAGGAATCGATCATGCAATCCACAATGTACGGGTTTGATGTGGAGACTGGAAAGCGGCACGGGTTACGACTTTCAGGGAATGCGTTGCTCGTGCAGGATGTCGGCTGGACAATCCTAGGAAAAGCGAGATACACTATAGATTCTGGTGCAGTTGCACATACGCTAACGAGTGGCACCAAACAGATTCTTCTCACAACAAATCTCGATTCAGAAGAATCCGCTAGGATTTACATCGATTTTGATGCAGAAACCCCGAGTGCCTCTGAAGCACCTGTGATACTCAAAGATGCTATCGTGCTGCTTCCAGTTGCAGGAGTGCATACTGTAAACATCATGTGTGATATAAGCGCTGAAGTGGGAATTCTGGAGCTGGGTTAGGCGATAGAGAATAGCAGGGCGCAAACTCCGGCCCTCTGGCCAGAGAGGACGTCACAACACGCAGTGTGGTGTGGGTGTGATCATGCGATACGCATACGATGAAACTGCATATATTGTTGTAGAATTCGAAACCAGTGAATCTGTCTCGATCTCCGTATATGATCTATCGGACGATTCTCTGGTGGTGGAAGACGACTCAATGACAGAGATCGGATCCACTGGGCTGTACAAGTATGAGTTTGATCCCGAGCTTGAAACGCCCGGTGAACTAAAGCAATACCTCTACATTGCCAGCAACGGGACATCAACAAAGCACGGTGTTCTGGTGTTCGGTGGATATCCAGATCAGCTGAGCGAGATAGCCTCAGCGATCTCAGGTCTGGAGACGGTTGTCTCAGGACTGGAAACCATAGTTTCTGAGTTGGAACAGAAAGTCTCAGATCTCGAAGCCGAGGTTGCTGCAGTAGATGCGGACATTGGCGAGCTGACTGATTTCACGGCAGGAAACAGAGTTATCGAGAACAATCAGCTCATCATGTACACTCCAGATGGTCAAACCGAGCTTGCCAGATTCAATCTCTTTGATCATATCGGCAGACCAACGATGACGAACGTGTACAAGAGAGAACGAATACTATAACTTTCTCCTGCTTCCACAAAGAGAAGGTTTCCTGTTTGCTTTTCTGTAATCTTGAACAGTTTGTGTAAGAGGTTCTGAGATGAGATTGAAGTGTCATAACTGCGGTACAGCAGTTGAATATGAAGTTCCTCCTAAGGAGTTTGTCTGTGCTGTTTGTGGAGCTGTCAACGTGGTGCCAGTTTATACAGGCGCCAGTGATGAAGAGCTGGGATGCATCTCACCGACCGGGTTTGAATGGCAGATGCCGGCTGGCAGGATCGGCAATCCAGTTCTCGGCTACAAGTACGTAACTGCACAGGGAACACAGATGACCCGCGAGGAGTATCTGGCGGCGTTCAAGATCGATCCCGAGGTAGCGCTCAGTTATATGCGGAAAAACAAAGGTGTCAGGTTTGGCTCGCAGGTTCAGCAGTAATTACGAGTATCCAGCCTATTCGAGTGATGAGCTGGGCGAGCCCGATCCTGAAGCCGAGCAGCAGGCGGCAATCGAGCGCGGTAAGTCTCTTGTTGATGACTGGATCGAGCTGAAACAGCTTGGCAAAAGAGCTGAACGATACTGCTGAGGTGTCTCATGGGTATCGATTATTCAGACATTCACGTTCCTCAATTTGGAAGTGGTAAGATGGATGAGAACGAGATTGAACATGAGGACGTTACAGAGAAAGATTACGAGGATCTGGACATGGCATATGCAATCCTGGAGGAGGAGAGTGCAGGACTCGACGAGCTCCGGGAGATCGCAATGGAGGTCGACGATCCCAAGCTGAAGGAAATTCTGGAGAGGATCTACGAGGACGAGAAAACACACACCGAAGCGCTCAGACAGTGGATTGCGGAGGCCGGCCCTGTGGGCGAGTCGCACTCTCAGTCTCAGGAATCGCCTCCATCCTCGGAGCCAGAACCTGCAGCAGAGATGTCTGTTGATAAGGATGAGGACAGTAAAGAAGACGAAACTGAATCAACCAGTGCATCAGAGATATTAGACGAGATTCGACAGGTCTTAGAGGAGCACGAGGTTGACAAAGACGAGCCTGAAGCAGAAAGTGAAACTGATCTGCAGAAGGACGATGAGGATACTGAGGACGAGGATAAGGACAAGGCAGCCGCGGTGGCAGAGAAGAGCTACAAGTCGATCAGGGTCCCCATCATCAAGGGTGATCAGCAGATCGTCTATGGTATCGTATCTGAACCCGGTGTGGTGGATCTGCAGGGCGATATTCTGAGTGCAGAGGAGATTCGCAAGGCCGCACACAGTTTCATGATGAAATCACAGAGAATCGGCGTGGAGCACACGCGGCCCGCAAAAGCAAGCATCATAGAGTCGTATATTGCACCAGTTGATTTCACGTGTAATGGCCAGCGTGTCCGGAAGGGATCCTGGGTCATGGCTGTGAAGATCCACGATCCGGAGCTTTGGGCAGCCGTGAAGCGCGGCGAGATCACGGGATTCTCAATCGCCGGCACCGGCACCAGGACACCGATGTGACTTTGTAGCTTTTTTTTGCGCGATAGCAGTTACTGAACTTATCTCTAAAGTTTGTGAGGTGGATATGCCGAACATGCTATCAGATCTCGAGCTGGACGAAGTCTCGCTCGTAGGAAAGTCTGCAAACGGAAGGAGATTTTTGGTATTCAAAAGTAAAGACAAAGGTGAACAGAAAATGACGACAGAGCCCGCTAGGGCGAAGAACGCCAGAGCTGATGACAGCGAGGCTCTGGTGAGCAAGTCGGCCATCATGGACATCATCCAGAAGGCTGTGGAACCGATCGCAAAGGAGAACCGCGAGCTCAGAAAGGAGCTCGAAAGGCAGAACGAGATTCTGAAGCGGAAGAGCTACGTTGAGATTGCAAAGGCACATCTCAGCGAGCTGGTATCACCGGAGGAGGGCGCTGACATTCTCAAGTCGCTTGAGAACGTGCCTCCGGATGCCCGCAAGACGATCCTCAAGACGCTCAAGCAGGCGAACGCTGTGAAGAAGGAGGCATCGAAGCTTCTCTATCATCCGCTGGGATCGAGCCAGCCAGCTCCTGGCAGCGCAATGGAGGAGTTCAATGCGCTCGTCGAGAAGCGGATGAGCGAGATCCGAAAGAGCGGCTCGACTGGCAGCGATCCGAAGGTGCTCAGAGCAATGGCCGTTCAGGAGATCACCAGGGAGAGACCGGAGCTGGCCAGAGCGGTTCTCGCCGAGGAGAGAGCAAACACCATGAAGATCCAGCTGGGGGTGCTCTAAATGGCCACGACACAGGTTGCAGCACCATTCAGAGAGGCCGTACCCGGAGATATCAGCTCGTATGATGTCGAGGGCGACCTCTCGGCGTACGAGTACTGCTTTGTTGAGCTCGATAAGGCCAGAGCCAGGACCGTCAAGGCATATGCTGGCGGGTTCCCGGTTGGAGTTCTGACGAACAGACCGGTCGAGGATCCGACCAGAACCGAGTTCTCCACGATCGCACTCGTCCAGTACAAGGGCAAAGCGCTTGTAAAGGTTGGTGCCGGCGGGCTCGCACCGGGCGATCTCGCAAAAGTAACTACAGGAGGGGTGGTCGTGGCTGCAACCCCCGCCGATGGAGATATCCTGGTGGGGCAGTGCGAGGTGGGTGCCGGTGAAGGCGAAATCGCAACGATCCGGCTCTTCTCGACGTATGTGAGGGTGGTGGCGTAAATGCATCCAGATGCATCTCTTGATTACAAGGCAACGATAGCAGCTCTGCAGCGTGAGGTTGTCTGCAAGGGCGTTGATTACTCGCAGATCCACGTGGCTAGGCTCGAGTCCGAGTGGTCTCTTGCATACAGGCAGGAGCCAAGCAACTTCATAGCAGATCGGTGGTTCCCGCTGATCGGAGTCAACCAGATCGCAGGACTGTACCCCAAATGGGCTAAGGAGAATGCATACACAAACAAGGCTGGAACCTGGCGGCCTGGCAGCATACCACCGCAGGGCGAGCTGAAGGTTGACCAGCCGGGCAGCTATGTCTGCCAGAGGTATGCGTTCGAGATGCCGCTTCCTGCGGACCTGCCGTTTGTGGCTGATCAGGGATACCCGATTGAGATGGCCACCACGCAGATGGTCACAGACGTCCTGCAGCTCAACAAGGAAATAACCATCGCAAACGCCTACTTCAAGGAGGGTGTGTGGGGTATCGATTGGACTGGTGTATCGAGTGGTGAGACCGGTACCGAGGAACAGGTGACCGGTCTGACATTCCGGCAGTTCAACGATGCTGATTCAGACCCGCTGCAGGTGTTCAAGGATGCCAAGCTGGCAATCAAGAAGAGGTCTGGCGTGAAGCCGAACACGCTCATCATGGGCGAGCAGGTATACGAGGAGCTCAGGATCAATCCGCAGCTCATCAGCCTGTTCAGGAACCCGCAGGCTGCAGAGAAGGTGCCGACGAAGCTGAACGAGCAGATGATCGCTCAGGCGCTCGATGTTGATCAGATCATAGTAGCATCTGCAATGTACAACAAATCGCCGCCTGGATCCGAGGTCGAGCTCGACTGGATCTTCGGGAAACACATGTGGTTGGGATATGTCACCACCCCGGGACCCATGAAGACAATCGCTGCGATGAACCTCTCGTTCAACGAGCCCCTGGGAGGGTTTGATACCGCGATTACGCAGGTGCCTGATCTGCACTCGCACACCACCTACTACCAGGGATTCCAGTGCTGGTGCCCCGTGGTGGTCGCGCCGGATGCTGGGCTCTTCATGAAGAACGCAATCGCATGAGGGCGATCCGGATGGAATATGTTGTAGTGAGACGCTTCCAGCGGCATGATGGCAAGACCCTGAGAGTTTATGCTCGGGGTCAGGTCATCCCTTCTAAGGAAGCAGCAAGCATACCTGCAGATGTTCTTGACAGATTAATCGCAGGCGGATTTGTGTATCCATCCGAGGGAGTGAGAAAGACGAACATGAGGAGGTCAGGCGATGAGGATATTTGAGACTCTCTGGGGCAAGACAAAGCTTGATTCGCTATATACACGTAGAGCAGAGATCAGGGAACTGCACCTGCCAGACGAGACCGGAAAGCTCACAAAAGTTACATCGACTGCAGACGATTTGAACGCAATTTCAGCACTGCTGCCAGTCCGATGGCCACCACGTGTCCTCAGTGCACTCATTCAGCTTAACGGCTGGGGTAAAACACCAATTTCCTTCACAGATGATACTGCAGCTCAGATCACCGGTATGAGTTCGGCTGTTGACATGAGTGCAGTCGGCAACGGCGGGACAATCAAACTCACTATAGATGATGGTTCTGTACAGACGGCAACGCTGCACTGTACCGCCGGATACCACACAGGCGGCTCGGGCGCATCTACAGACATGACTGGGGAGGTAGATAATAAGTTCAAGATATCCGTGGATGGCGACACAGCTGAGACAGTAACATGTGACTGGACTGGATGCGACACAGGCGCTAAAATTGCAACCGAGATGCAGGCCAAGATAAGAGCGCTGGGCGGCAAGAAATCAGGCGTCACGGTTGCGTTTGACACAGACCACTACGTGATAGCCAGCCCCACACTCGGCACCTCTTCGAAGATCCGCATAACACATGCCGCAGATCACGATTGCTGTGACGAACTCAAGATCGGGCCTGATTACGGAACTGATACCGACGGCACGGGTGACTGTGCCGACATTAAAGCGGTTACACCAGCGGAAATTGCCGCGCTGATCAACAAAGATATAGATGGATGCACAGCGAGCGTGGTTAACGGAGTTCTCACGATCACGAGCGATACTGCGGGCAGACTCAGCAGAGTGCTTGCAGGTAACGGTACGCTGAACACGCTCTGCGGTTTACCCAATGGAGAAGTCGGCTACGGAGCAATCGGTCTTGGCGATGAAGAGTGGTATGACGACGAATATCTTGTGTTCATATCACACAAGGGAGCGTCTGCTTCGTTGGGTCTGGCATGGGACAACCCGACCTCTTCCGGGTTCAATATCATCCCTGAATCTGCATCGTCTGACTATGTTGCGGTGATGGTTGTCGGGCAGACATCATGGAGCTGAATAGCAGATTAGCGTGGGATTGAATTGAGTTCAGAGCAGGCAACCTATACTGGCAGACCGGCGGAACGAAAAATCGACGCTGTGAGGCTTGAGCTCGGAAAAGATGAGAGCCTGGAGCTCCTCACAGATGCAGAGATTGAGTACTATCTGGCCAGAGCAAACCAGAATGTACTGCTTGCAGCATCGTACTGTGCAGAATCCATTGCGGGAATGTATGCAGGGCTCGTCGATAAGTCGATGGGCGGGTCGTCAGCGAGCCTGAGCCAGAAGGCAGAGGCCTGGCGCAAGAAGGCACACGAGCTGCGGTACCTGGCTCTGAACACAACTCTTACACCAAAAGCATCATCATCGATGCCCAGAAAGCTTCGGTTCTGGATCGGCCAGCATGATAACCGTTCTGGATATACTCTCCAGCATGACAGAGAATAGCAGGGCGCAAACTCCGGTCTTCAGGCCGGAGTAAGCCCGAATCACCCTCGGACTGAGGGGTAGAGCCTGTGGAGATACTGGATGAAACAGATCAATGAGACAGGAAGCTCCGGCCTTCAGGCCGGAGAGGAAGTCACATGAGTGGCGGGATGCAGCAGTGAGATACATAGACCGAATTTTCTTCAACGAGTTCAAGACTGGAGTTATCAATGCACACTGGGTAGACACTGACCGCTGGATACTGTTCTCTGGTGTTCCTCCTGTGGCGCTTTCTCCAAACGCACCATCCGAGTTCAGGCTCGCTGCTGTAACTGAGCCTGTTCCGGGTCATGAGATCACATCAGGAACTATTTCCTTTGACCAGGAAGTGTTAGCGTTTGCTCAGCCAGGACGACTTGCCACCAGATCGGTCTTCAAATCCCTTCCAGCAGTGACGGTTGATGGGTTAGACTGCAGGATCACGATCGAGTGTATATCTCCAGAAGGAGCTCCGCTCTATCGAGAAACACTCCGGCCGTTCGAGATGATCTGTTTTCCCAGAACACGTATTCTCCGAGACCAGGCCGGCAGCGGGTATATGCAGACGGATTATGACATCTACACAGAAGAGGTCATACCGATAGGCAGTCGAATAAGATTCATCGATCCGCATCAGAACGGCAAGCTCGTGGAGGTGTACATAAGAGCACGAACCTCCGCGGTTGATCTCGAATTTGAGAACACACAGCCGTTCCGGATATATAACTGTGCATGAGACGAAGGTGGAAAAATGCGCAAGCCTTACTACATGTCAAAAACATTTTGGGTGAACCTGATCGCTTTGCTTGCCATGATCATACAATCTGTTAACGGGTTCACAATTTCTCCAGAGGAACAGGCAGCGATCCTGGCAGTGGTCAACA includes the following:
- a CDS encoding XkdF-like putative serine protease domain-containing protein codes for the protein MDENEIEHEDVTEKDYEDLDMAYAILEEESAGLDELREIAMEVDDPKLKEILERIYEDEKTHTEALRQWIAEAGPVGESHSQSQESPPSSEPEPAAEMSVDKDEDSKEDETESTSASEILDEIRQVLEEHEVDKDEPEAESETDLQKDDEDTEDEDKDKAAAVAEKSYKSIRVPIIKGDQQIVYGIVSEPGVVDLQGDILSAEEIRKAAHSFMMKSQRIGVEHTRPAKASIIESYIAPVDFTCNGQRVRKGSWVMAVKIHDPELWAAVKRGEITGFSIAGTGTRTPM
- a CDS encoding zinc ribbon domain-containing protein; translated protein: MRLKCHNCGTAVEYEVPPKEFVCAVCGAVNVVPVYTGASDEELGCISPTGFEWQMPAGRIGNPVLGYKYVTAQGTQMTREEYLAAFKIDPEVALSYMRKNKGVRFGSQVQQ